One Triticum dicoccoides isolate Atlit2015 ecotype Zavitan chromosome 5B, WEW_v2.0, whole genome shotgun sequence genomic window carries:
- the LOC119306835 gene encoding uncharacterized protein LOC119306835: protein MAAARACLVALVVALTFLFLEGRPTAARKMSAGNLVQRRREVRSLLRRLNKPPVASIQSPDGDIIDCVHISEQPAFDHPLLKNHTIQMCPSYNPKGMQHHSNITPHLITQTWHQNGKCPEHTIPIRRTKEEHVLRASSVRRFGTKMPRSIPLVNPINDTNTPNILRGHQYAAASARYDKCYGSKGTFNMWKPVIARANDFSLTQLWITAGSYNGNNLNTIEVGWQVYPNLYGDSNTRLFIYWTRDAYQTTGCYNLLCSGFIQTSNQITIGGSISPTSTYGGTQYDIDILVWKDRAGGNWWLQVGGYNVGYWPSYIFSDLAHSASTIMWGGEIFSPDVGQTSTHMGSGHFPNEGFGKASHIKNIQVVNSSNCLNPPSYVGLITEQNNCYNVQSGNYGDWGTYIYYGGPGNNPNCP, encoded by the exons ATGGCGGCGGCGCGAGCGTGCTTGGTCGCGCTCGTTGTGGCTCTTACGTTTCTCTTCCTGGAGGGCCGGCCAACGGCAGCCCGGAAGATGTCAGCCGGGAATTTGGTGCAGCGGAGGCGGGAGGTGCGAAGCCTCCTCAGGCGGCTCAATAAGCCTCCTGTCGCAAGCATTCAG AGCCCGGATGGAGATATCATAGATTGTGTGCATATCAGCGAACAACCTGCATTCGACCATCCTCTCCTCAAGAACCATACTATACAG ATGTGTCCTTCTTACAACCCAAAAGGCATGCAACATCATTCCAATATCACACCCCATCTaatcacccaaacatggcatcaaaatggaAAGTGCCCTGAGCACACCATACCAATACGAAGGACCAAGGAGGAGCATGTCTTGAGGGCCAGTTCAGTTAGGAGGTTTGGCACGAAGATGCCTAGGAGCATACCACTTGTCAATCCAATCAATGACACTAACACACCCAATATATTAAGGGGCCACCAG TATGCCGCCGCATCTGCACGGTACGATAAGTGCTACGGGAGCAAAGGCACCTTCAATATGTGGAAACCAGTGATTGCCAGGGCCAATGACTTCAGCTTAACACAGCTTTGGATCACTGCGGGTTCCTACAATGGCAACAACCTCAATACCATTGAAGTAGGATGGCAG GTTTATCCAAATCTATATGGTGATAGCAATACGAGACTCTTCATCTACTGGACC CGCGATGCGTATCAAACTACAGGATGTTACAACCTATTATGCTCAGGGTTCatccaaacaagcaatcaaatcacaATTGGTGGCAGTATCTCCCCAACATCCACCTATGGTGGCACACAATATGACATCGATATTTTAGTTTGGAAG GACCGAGCAGGGGGTAATTGGTGGCTACAAGTTGGAGGATATAATGTTGGGTATTGGCCATCGTACATCTTCTCTGACTTGGCACATAGTGCCTCCACTATTATGTGGGGTGGCGAGATATTTTCACCTGATGTCGGCCAAACATCCACACATATGGGTAGTGGACACTTTCCAAATGAAGGGTTCGGTAAGGCGAGTCACATCAAGAACATCCAAGTGGTAAATTCATCCAACTGTCTCAATCCTCCAAGTTATGTGGGCTTGATAACTGAGCAGAACAATTGCTATAATGTGCAAAGTGGCAACTATGGCGACTGGGGAACTTACATCTACTATGGTGGCCCTGGGAATAACCCTAACTGCCCATGA